The genomic DNA CACGCGGCCTTCTTTGTAGGCTTGATATCTGTTTTCAGATTCTTTCACCCATATTTTTTCTATTTGTTTATCAGTTTTATCCAAGCTGTCCAAAAGGACTTCAGCCAAATGAATCCTATCAATAACATTTAATTCTAACACATTTGTCTTTATTTTCTCTGTCAGCACTTTTTTATCCTCCTTTCATTCACATAACGGCGCGGCGGCTGAGCCGTGCGAGCGGAGGCGAGCTTGCTCGCCGATGCGAGCATCGGCTCCAGCCGCTTGTTCGG from bacterium includes the following:
- a CDS encoding addiction module protein; amino-acid sequence: MLTEKIKTNVLELNVIDRIHLAEVLLDSLDKTDKQIEKIWVKESENRYQAYKEGRVKGIPLEHIRSRIEK